A window of the Polypterus senegalus isolate Bchr_013 chromosome 4, ASM1683550v1, whole genome shotgun sequence genome harbors these coding sequences:
- the LOC120528118 gene encoding zinc finger protein 391-like, with product MESRKSLIKEEYCEWESLHATQTAGHMKQEDCEWGPVSLKGNSFEWGTVTIKTEPPEQVCINFQMESNAILDTFREDASSESDTTFSARLTVKQEMADGGCSEIREGSAQWCSVQVKSEMLESNGIITEDTCSIKDKREQPVFASSHENSNCSLSSETLASQCLGNISKEKCASEMRNLASWQHNKICSSIDSIEKLKDTLMEFHNRSSLCGLMRTETGEKPYCCSECGKRFSQMSNLHTHKRIHTGEKPHCCSECGKRFSRSTSLKTHLRIHTGEKPHSCSECGKRFSQVSSLQTHRRIHTGEKPHCCLDCGKQFSCVSNLQSHRRIHTGEKSHCCSECGRLFSEISNLQVHMRIHTGEKPHSCSECGKQFSKINNLKRHKIIHTGEKPYSCSDCNKHFSRRNNLQIHMKIHTREKCR from the exons ATGGAGTCAAGAAAATCTCTAATCAAGGAAGAATACTGTGAATGGGAGTCTCTTCATGCTACCCAAACGGCAGGCCACATGAAGCAGGAGGATTGTGAATGGGGACCAGTTTCTCTGAAGGGGAACAGTTTTGAGTGGGGAACTGTCACCATTAAAACGGAGCCGCCTGAACAAGTATGTATCAACTTTCAGATGGAAAGTAATGCAATTTTAGACACTTTCAGAGAAGACGCATCATCAGAAAGTGATACTACGTTTAGCGCCAGGCTGACAGTCAAGCAGGAAATGGCGGATGGTGGGTGCAGTGAGATAAGAGAAGGCTCTGCTCAGTGGTGTTCTGTTCAAGTGAAGTCTGAAATGCTGGAATCTAATGGCATCATAACTGAAGATACCTGCAGCATCAAAGACAAACGAGAACAACCAGTGTTTGCTA GCTCGCATGAAAACAGCAACTGCTCCCTGTCATCAGAGACTCTGGCCAGTCAATGTCTTGGAAATATTAGTAAAGAAAAGTGTGCATCAGAAATGAGAAATTTAGCCAGTTGGCAGCACAATAAAATATGTTCTAGTATTGATAGTATTGAAAAGCTTAAGGACACATTGATGGAATTCCACAACAGAAGCAGTCTTTGTGGCCTTATGAGAACTGagactggagagaagccatactgctgttctgaatgtggcaaacgattctcacaaATGAGCAATCTTCATACACACAAGAGAATCCATACTGGAGAAAagcctcattgctgttcagaatgtggtaagcgATTCTCACGCTCGACTAGTCTTAAAACACATttgagaattcacactggagagaaaccacacagctgctctgaatgtgggaagCGATTCTCACAAGTAAGCAGTCTTCAAACTCACcggagaattcacactggagagaagccacatTGCTGTTTGGACTGTGGTAAACAGTTCTCATGCGTAAGTAATCTTCAGAGTCATAGAAGAATCCACACGGGTGAGAAATCGCATTGCTGTTCCGAATGCGGTCGACTGTTTTCTGAAATAAGCAACCTTCAGGTACACAtgagaatccacactggagagaagccacatagctgttcagaatgtggtaaacaattctcaaaaataaataatcttaaaagacataaaataatCCATACAGGTGAGAAACCCTACTCCTGTTCAGACTGCAACAAACATTTCTCACGCCGGAATAATCTTCAGATCCACATGAAAATTCATACTCGAGAGAAGTGCAGATAG